From the genome of Petrotoga sibirica DSM 13575:
TCAATCTTTTTTCGAAATTATGTGATTTTCCAGTATCCTCTTTTTCTTCATCGAAATCTTTTAAAGACAACTCATACTTTCCGTCTTTTGTTCTTCCTATGACTTTTCCTTGAACTTCATCACCAATTTTTAAAAAACTGGATATCTCTCTAACATACTTTTTTGAAATCTTTGAAATGTGTACAAATCCTTCTTCACCATTTTCAAGTTCTAAAAAAGCACCAAACTTTTTGATGTCTACAACTTTACCTTTCACAGAATCCCCTGTTGCTAAACTTTCATTTACCAAAATAATTACCTTGCCCTTTTTTCTTAATCACGAGAACCTTGCTAAGTCGTGATATCACCCTTTATATACGAGTGGCCTGGGTCCGGGCGTTGGTTTTCACCTCCGAGATTTTTTGTTGTGTTTCCAATTGGATATTGGCAAAAATTTACCAATAGCAAGGACCAACTGGATAACGCTTTTTATCTCTTGATAGATTTATTCCTTAACTCTAACAAATCCCCCCCAAATAAGATAATTAGAGATTTTAGTGTTCAAGGAAATCTTTGTATTTGTTCTTAAATTTCTGTACTCTACCTTCAGTATCCAATATTTGTGAACCTAATTCTCCTCTGTAGAAAGGATGACACTCAGAGCAGACATCTAATCTGAAATTGTCAACTGTAGAATACATTGTATGTTCGGCGCCACAAGCACATTTTACGGTTATAAGCCTCATTTCTGGATGAATACCTTGTTTCACGTCTAACACTCCTTAATCTATATTTCTTCCCAAACTATTGTATCATAATCTGATAATTATGTCAAATTAAAAGGGTTGTAGATTAAAAGATATATACTATACCTAATCCTCCACTTAAATCAAAAGCTGTGCTGGGGAGAAACATAAAGCCAGGTGCAATTTCTAAAAATGTTAATACAGGAGTTTCCGGGATAACAAAATTCAAAGCCAACGGGAAACGTATACCTAAATCTAGATCATCTTTTACACCAACATGAATACCTCCACCATAACTAAAATCGACATCGCCAAATACATTTGGAGAAACAGCATTATAATCTGCTTGTATGGAGAAACTGTCATGAGAAAAAGACCATGCAGCTGTAACACCGACAAAACTCCTTAAACCGGTATAACTCCTGATATACAACCCACTTGGTTCACCAATCTTTGCACCTATACCTAATGGAGCAGAAAAAACACCTACAGATAAAATTATTAATACGAATAAAGAAACTAATATCTTTTTCATGTGAACCCCTCCCGATAACTAATTTTTTTTAAAAACTTAAACAACGTTACATAAATATAATATCATAACTATATTAAATTTCTATTAATTTCTTTAAATATTCTTACATTGTTCACATTACCATAACCTAACGTTGCCATAGAAACCTACGAACCAGATTTCACCACTTAATCAAGAAATAAAAAATGAGATTGTTTAATAAAATGTCCCCAAACAACAACAATCTAAAGACAACGTTAGCTTCCTCTAAAGAAAAACTTTTGTGTGGGTTTCTCCCCTTTCTTTTAGGATCCTCTGGGCATTCTTACTACCAATATTTCTCACTTTGGTCAGAGGAATCCTTAAATATTCCCCTTCAATTTTAAAAACCTTTGCTTCGCTCTTGTAAAGATCCGGTCTTAAAAAGCCAAAACCTCTTTTTCTCATCTCGTAGGCGGTCTTAAGTGTGGAATAAAAGTTGGACTCTTCGTAATTATGTTGGTATTCGTTTTTTGAAAGTTTTTTAATCGCCTGAACCGTCAATTCTTCATCCATTATAATATCAATATCAAAAAACCTCGCTCTGATAGTGAAATAAACCATGTAAAACTCAAGAGGATAATAAAGCTTGTAAAACGCTATTTTGTACGCCATTATCATGTAGGCAACCGCATGTGCCTTTGGGAATAGATAATGAATCTTCTTCAGAGAATCAAGATACCATTCGGGGGCTTTTGAATCATCTATCGCCTTCAACTCTTTCTCTGTAAGCTCTTTCCCTTTTCTCACTTTCTCCATAATCATAAAGGCTGTTTTTGGTTCCACTCCGAAATATTCAAGCGTTATCAAAATATCGTCACGGCAGCTAACGATCTGATCGATATCTGCAACATTCTTTAAAACTATCTCACGTGCGTTGTTGAACCAAATATCCGTTCCGTGTGCAAGTGAATTCGTTCTACACAGATCATAAAAAGTTTTGGGCCTCGTCTCGGTGAGCATCTTATGGGAAAAAGGTGTCCAAACTTCTGGTACACCCAACGTTCCAATCTCCGTACCTATCTCTGAAAGATCCACTCCCAACTCCTTTGTAGAAGAGAAAAGTGAAAGAACCCGCTCATCGTGCATTGAAATATCGTTGTAATCGTAACCGGTTAAATCTTTAAGCATCTTTAAAAATGTTGGACCATCGTGAGACAACACATCTATTTTCAACAAATCATTTTCTAATGCCTTAAAATCGTAATGTGTCGTAACGATACCAATCTCGGGAGAATTTGCAGAATATTGGTAAGGAGTGAAATCATGGACATCGTACTCTTGAGGGATTATTATCATAGCCGAAGGATGTTGACCTGTATTCAACTTTGTTCCTTTTATTTTCTGAGAAATCCAAAAAAGATGCGCAAAATTCATATCTTCATCCTTGAAGTAATTAAGAGCCATCTTCATAGCGTTGTACCTTGAGATGGTACTAATCGTACCTGCCTTGTAACAATAATTCCTACCAAATTTCTCTTCCAAGAACCTCTGTATATCGGTGAAGATCTCAGCCGAAAAATTCACGTCTATATCTGGGATCTTCTCGCCAGAATACCCCATAAAAACCTCAAACCTTATATTATGCCCATCGGAGTTTAAAATTGCACCGCAATTTGGGCATGACTTCTCTTTTAAATCAAAACCACTCAAATTCAAATTCTCCACGAACTCTATAAACCCACAACTCTCACAAAAATAATGTGGCGGCAACGGATTAACCTCCGTTATCCCCAAAAGAAAAGCCACAAGCGAAGAACCAACAGAACCCCTCGAACCGATTGGGTAACCCATCTCTAAAGACTCCTTGACCATATCGGCTGAGATCAAAAATATCACCGCATACCCGTTATCTACTATACTTTTCAATTCCTTTTCTATCCTATCTATAATTATACGGTGTAACTTTTCCCCATACCTCTTTTTTGCGTTGCTATAAACGATATCTCTCAAATTTTGGTCGGCAGAGGGGATATAAGGCGCCTTCAATTTAAAATCAAAAGGTGCAAACTCCTCTATCTCACCAGCGATTTTATTCGGATTTTTCACCACAATTTCTTTTGCGATGCCACGCTTTTTAAAGATCTCAAATGCGGCATCGCACATCTGGGAAGTGCTTCTAAAGTAATTAACACTTCGCACAGTCTTTCTTGGTTTACTCTTTGTGGATGTACCAACGATCATAGCGTTTAAATACTCCCGATCCTCTTCCCTTAAATAATGAACATCCCCGGACATAACAACAGGCTTTCTGACATCTTTTGCAATCTCATAGACAGTTCTAGAATAATCGATAATCTTACCCTTCTCCAAACACAAATCGTTATAACAATCCACAGGGAAAAGCTCTATATAATCAAAAAAAGTTATCCATTCCTTCAAATCGTTAGTAGAATACTTGTTCAAATAGGAGTAAAGCAAAAATCCATCCAGTGAAGAGCCTAAAAGTAGCCCTTTTCTCAAATTCTTCAAATCAGAAAGTGAAATTATCGCACTTTTATTCACAACGTTCATATGTGAAATGGATACTATCTTATAAAGATTCTTCAACCCCTCTTTATTCCTAACCAGCACATTCACATGTTTTACGATCCCTCTTCTCTCATCGTGTACATTCAACTCACAACCAAAAATAGCTTTTATACCCTTTCTTTTAGCATACTCATAGAAATAAGGAATTATCTGCACATTTTCGTTATCAGTAATGGCAACCGCCTTTTGTCCAAAAGAAGAAACAGCATCCACCAACTCCTCCATACCCAATATAGACAACTTTGAGCTCATCTTTGAATGCGCATGAAGTTCAACCCTCTTTTCTACCGAAAGATCATGCCAAGCCGATGGAACAGCAGCTTTTATTGTAACCACATTCAAACAATAACTCCCCATTTCGCTATCGTACTCTAATACCCCTTCAAATCTAAACCATTCACCTTTCCTTGACCCCGTTCGGGGCGTTTTCCTGCTTTCGGATTTACACAAAAAAGAATAACTATAATCAGTAACAAACAAATAATAAAAATCCTTTGCCTCATCAACATAAAAAATTTTACCTTTTATGCTTATCTCCTTATTAAAAAACTCTTCCTCCCGCCCTTTAATATCCAAAAGACTCTCAAAAAAATACATAGAACTTCCTCCTTAGGAATACGTATATATATTATTATACATAATTCTACCTAAGAAGTCAACATATGGTCGGGCTGCTGGGTGAAAGGCACAACCTTTTGCTTATCCTTAAGGGCGGGCTGCGGGGCAAAGAACCCTTCCATTCATCCTTTTGGGTGGGCTGCGGGGTGAAAGGGCGCTAGTAAAAAGTAGAAGGCAGATAAATAATTATCTGCCTTCATTCCGATCAATATCACTTATCTACTTCTTTGGTTTATCTTTTGGCTTATCTTTCTTTTTCTTTTTTTCCTCTGCCATGACCCTTCCTCCTCCGGGCAAAAAGCCCTGTTAATGGAACCCTTATACCAATAACCAAAACATATAAAATCTTATAAATATTATACCATACTAAAAATTAAAAGCAACAGTTTTTAGCAATAATTTTTGGCAAAAATATCACTTTTAAAAAACTCTGTTAAAAATCCCTCAATTTCAGTCGATAAAAAATAGGATTAACAATTGACTAAAAAGAAATATTAATAAACCACAAAAATACGATCATCCTAATGGATGTTCTGCGAGACGAAGTCATACATTTTAATTCCTTAGAGGGTGGGCAGCGGGGCGAAGGGGCGCTAACACAAGTTTTTAGAACTTTTAAAGACACTAAACTTCAAAAGCCAAGGAGGAATCCCATGTACGAAGAAATCTTTGAATTGATAAACAAAGGAGAAATAACCAAAGCTCAAGAACAAATAGAAAAAATATCCGATGATGACCCAAAAAAATACAACTTAAAAGGGCTAATACACTTCAACAAAAAAGAACTCGAAAAAGCCAAAGAAGAATTTGAAAAAGGATTAACAATAAACCCCGTTGACCCAGACCTATTATTCAATTATGGGTATCTACTAAAAGAAATGAACCAAGAGATGGAAGCATGGAGATACCTCATGAGGATACACGACAAAGACTGGGCAACTTATGACCTCTTAGGAGACATAGAATTCAAAAACAGAAGCAAACTAGCATCTTTAAGATTTTATCTAAAAGCAGCAGAACTAACAGATAACCCACAAATGAAAAAGAAGTTCTTAGAAATAAGAAACAAGATAAAAAAAGACACAAAGATAGCCTTCCTATGCTTACCTGGCTTAGACAACTTCCTAAAAGACATAGTAGAAACCTTCTCACTCGGATACGATGTCAAACTCGTAGTATCAACAGACGGCAACGAAATAACAGAAGCGATAAAATGGGCAGACATAGTCTGGCTCGAATGGGCAAATGACTTAGCAATATTTGCAACAAACAAAGTCCCTGAAATAGCAAATAAAAAAGTTATTTGTAGGTTGCATAGTTACGAAGTTTTCACTCAATTTCCTGAAAAAATAAATTGGGAAAATATTGATCAATTGATATTTGTATCAGAACCAATAAAAAAGATTTTTCACCAATTACATTCTTTTCTTGATCTTCAATCATGCAAAGAAGAAATTGTTTACAACGGTGTTGACTTAGACAAATTCAAATACACTATACACAAACCAGGATACAATTTAGCGGTCTTAGCTCACATAAACTACAAAAAAAATCCCGCAGCGTGGATTCAAATAATAAATAAATTAAAAGAAATAGATAACAAATACAAATTACACATTGCAGGAGATTTTCAAGACACTAGGTACAGAGTATACTTTGACTACATAAAAAAAGAAATGAAAATGGAAGACAATTTCCTTTTACATGGATGGATAAAGGAAGTAGAAAAATTTTTAGAAGACAAAAACTACATAATATCAACAAGCATACACGAAAGCTTCGGTTACAACATCGCCGAAGCAATGGCAAGGGGAATAAAACCAATAATTCATAATTTTGACGGTGCCAAAACATTATGGCCTAATGAGCTTATATACAATACAATCGATGAAGCGGTGGAAAAAATAACCGAAGAAAGTTACTACTCAGAAAGTTATCGTCGGTTTATCGAAGATAATTACACGTTGGAGGAACAGATTAATGCATTAGAAACCGCACTAAATACATTAGAAAAAGTCAACAAGAAAATAAATAAAAAAGTTGCCGAAGATCTGAAGGACTCATTTTTAGATTATATGATTCCTAAATTTATAGAATTTACACCATACACAGACAAATATATTGATTCTTTCGATTTTGAAGGTTCTAAAATTAGAATTGGAAAGGTAGAAAAAATTACAGATAAGATTAGCCTTATTGAATTTATAGTAAAAAATAAAAAGGGTCAACAATTAGCATTGCAAAATATTTGGTATAATCATTCTACTAAGCAAATAACTTTCCCAGATTACATCTCACTAAGTAAAAATAAAAAGATAGTTCAAAATATTGTTCATCAGATACTTGATTCCAGGTTAAATTACAATGGTAATATGTTTAGATTTCCAGGAAGCAAAAAATATTGGGAAGAAAGATACAAAACAGGAGGTAATTCAGGACAAGGTTCTTATGGAAAATTAGCAGAATTCAAAGCAGAGGTAATAAATTCTTTTGTAAAGGAGAAAAGAATTAATTCGATTGTAGAATTTGGCTGTGGAGATGGAAATCAAGTATCTTTGTTTGATTTTCCAAAGTATATTGGTTTGGATGTTTCAGAGACTGCTGTTAATTTGTGTAGAGAACGTTTTATAAAAGATAAAACAAAAAGTTTTTTCTTATATAAACCAGAAGAAGTAGAAAGCAACAAATCCCTTTTTAAGGCTGAGCTGTCGTTATCATTGGATGTGATTTACCATCTGGTTGAGGATTTGCAGTTTGATTTATACATGAAAAACTTATTCCAATCTGCAGAAAAATTTGTTATCATCTATTCTTCAAACACAGGTAAAAATCCAGAAGGCACGTCCCCTCACATCAAATACAGAAGGTTTACTGATTGGATTGAAAAGAACGCACCAGAATGGGAATTATTTCGTAAGATTAAAAACAAATATCCTAAGGAGTCTTTCTCTGATTTTTTCATTTTCTCCAGACGCCAAGAAGGGCTAGATATTCATTGATAATATAACGATCATTGTCAATATATAAATTATTTATATTTTCTGATTTATATAATATTCACTAATCTCTCCACGACCTTTGAGAGTTCTTAACACTTTTCTTCTGAAAGAAAAAGGCAGGAATGTTCGAAGGCTTAAAGAATCAAGTTTGAGTATAATTGATGCTATGGCTAACCCGTTGAAGAAGTAGAAGGTCTTTCAAAAGTGTTGTACGAAAAGATTATTCAAAGATACCCAGTTATTGAAAGTATAATAAACTTACTAAATGAATTCAAACAGATGTTGAAATCAAAGAACGTTAAAAAAGCTGAAGAATGGATAGAAAAAGAACATATAAAAAATGCTAAAGTTTTTGGAAAACTGTTCGATAATATGTATGAAAATCCTTAGCGCTAAGGGAAAATCCTTGTCCAAGGAAGGGCAAGAAACAAAAAAATCACATGGAGGTGTATGAATTATGAGGATTAATCACAACATCAGTGCATTGAATGCATGGAGATCGATGGATCAAGTAAACCAATCTATGGGTAAAACACTTGAAAAACTTTCTTCTGGTTTAAGGATCAACAGAGCAGGAGACGATGCAGCAGGATTAGCAATATCCGAAAAGATGAGAGGTCAAATAAAAGGTTTGGATACCGCTGTAAAGAATGCACAAGACTCTATATCTTTGATACAAACAGCAGAAGGGGCATTGACAGAAACACACTCTATACTTCAAAGAATGAGAGAATTATCAGTTCAAGCTGCATCAGACACTAACACAAATGTTGATAGAAATCAAATTCAGTTAGAATTAGACCAACTAAGAGACGAAATCGATAGGATTTCAAGAACCACAGAGTTTAACACAATGAAATTGCTTGATGGAAAGATTGAATCATTCAGAGGTAGTGAAGATATTAAAGTTGTTACGGGGGGGAATATAAATGTTGAAGCTGGATTGATATCCGGCAGTACAGCAGTGGAAGGTACTTACGTTGTAGAAGTTGGACAATTAAGTGGTACTGAAACCACTGCTTTGGATGTTAAAATAACTCAGATAACAGCTGGTGGACAAACTAGCACCATTGTCACTTTGGGAGCTGGAGCAGCTACTATTGGTGGAATTTCATTTAAATGGGAATCATCAACTTTTGCTATCTCAGATTTTGGAGGGTCTTTGCCCAAAAATGAAATTGTAGATAGTGCAGTAGTTAGAGTTGAAGCAGCTAATACAGCTGCTAATCAATTAGTTTTGCAAATAGGGGCGAATGAAGGTCACAACATCGTACTTGGAATAGACGATATGAGTTCCAAGGCTCTTGGACTCACGGAGGATTCACTTAAAGCAACCGACCAAGACAGTGCTGAAAGATCGATAATGGTTGTGGACGCCGCAATTCACAAGGTAAGTACAGCGAGAGCTTCACTTGGTGCCGTTCAAAACAGATTGGAACATACTATATCCAACTTGGGTGTAGCTTCTGAGAACTTAACCGCAGCAGAAAGCAGAATCAGAGACGCAGATATGGCAAAAGAGATGATGGATTTTACAAAGCAACAGATACTCTTGCAGGCATCGAATGCGATGTTGGCACAAGCGAATACAATTCCACAAAATGTGTTGCAGTTGTTGAGATAAAGGGGAATTTGAGAGAGGGCCTTCGGCCCTCTTTTTTCTATTTATTATCTAATTATTATCTATTTATTATCTATTCCCACCCGCCGCCCTTTAAGGAGTTATTTCTTTGGTTAGAGCTTCTTTTATCTATTCCCGCCCACCACCCCTTAAGGTAGTTTTTCTATGATTGGAGAAAGCCCCTTAAGGAATTAAATATATTGAACAAGAATGATATAATAGATGTAGCTTTTTGATGGGAGGAAAGTTTATGAGTGCTGATAAAGAAAAATTGTTGTCCGTTGCTATGATCGTCAAGGACGAAGAGACTAATATTAGACGTGCCTTAGAGGCTATTAAAGATGTGGCTGATGAGATAATCGTTGTTGATACAGGTTCAACAGATAGAACACCGGAGATAGTTAAAGAGTATACCGATAAGTTGTACTTCCATGAATGGCAGAATGATTTTTCTGAGGCTCGAAATTATTCTTTGAAGTTTCCAACCTGTGAGTGGGTTTTGATATACGATGCGGACGAGGAGGCTTCAGAATCGTTTAAAAAAAATATAAGAGATTTTCTTATGAAGCAGCCAAAAGATGTTAATACCGTCTATATACCAACAATCAGTTATATGGATATTAACTACACAAGAACTGAAGTTGCTTCAACTTCAAGAATTTTTAGAAAAGGTACCATTGAATACAAAAACGTTGTACATAATCAAGCTAAATATAAACCAAAGGTCGTTCGAGGTAATTTTCCAATTCTTCATTACGGTTACATCTGGACAAGGGCTTTGAAGAGAAAGAAGTATGAAAGAACAGGTAATTTAATAAGAGAGCAACTAAAAGACGCAAAACACCCAATCGAGAGGTTATACTATTTAGTTCAGTTGTACAAAACAGAGTCTATCGGGGGGTATACGCATAAAAAGAACCAAGTTGCTTGGGAGACGTTGGCAGAGATAAAAAGGGTGGGAAAAGTTCCTGCCATAGGGCTTGAATTTTTGTACATGTTTGGATTGGACTGTATGTTTGCGGGTTTGAAAGACCTTGGAAGGGATTTGCTGCAAAAGTGTATAGATGCTACTCCTCAGTATCCTGACCCTTATTTTGGTATGATGGCTTTGTACGAAAGATCAAAAGATTGGGATGAGCTAAGCAAGTGGGGGGAAAAGTTTTTTAATGTCTTAGATGAAGCTATGAAAAATGTTGAGAATTTTGATTGGACTATTATGTCTTTCAAGCAAGTGCCTTTGGCGCATATTTTGATGGCACGTGCAATGTTGAAAAGAAAGGATTTTGAAGGTTTCAACAATCATATTTCAATTGCATTTAGTGAAGATGAGAACATTAATATTGATAAAAAGAATTTGTATGTTTTGATGAACGATATAAAAGAAAGTGTTGAAGCTAAAGATGAGTTTGAAAAGTTATTACCTGGATTAAGAGTTATGGTTGAAGGTGTAGAAAAATCAGGAATTGTTGTTTATTATGACAGCGTCGTTGAAAAAATTGCTGAATTAGAAGTTGAAGTCGATGAGGTTTTGTTAGATAAATTATCTTGTAGAAATGAACTTTCAAAATACATAATAAAGAAAATGAAAACATCAGAAGACAAACTTTTAGATTTTATAACAAAAAGTGATTATCTTAATTTTGTAGAAAAAAACGGTATACCTGGACTTTTGCTTTTTTATTCTGTTTTGCAAAACACAAAAGATACTGTTGATACGTTGAAGACCCTTTCTAGTTTAAGAAAGATCGAAGATGAAAAGATTCAAGGAGTTTTATACGCCTTATTAGGAGATTGTTATCTGAGTTTGAAAAGGTTCAAAGAGGCTCTGAGTCAGTATAAAAAGTCTTTAGAAATACTTCCTGAGCTTTCACAGTTTATTAAACCTATAATTGAGGATTTGAGCACGAAATTAGACCCCGAGATGGATGGGGTTTACGAAGAGATGTATACCCATTTTGCTTCAGGGAAAGAGTTCATTTTCGATATAATGGGGTACGTTGGGCAAGAGAACGCTGAAAAACTTTATCTTATTTCTGAAGCTCCATTGGCTTTGTACGTTTCGGGGGTATCTTTTATTCAAAAGGATGCACAAAAGGCTGAAACGTTGTTGAAAAAAGTAGAAAATATCGACGAATTTCCTTTTTATTATTATAGGCTTGCTAAGATATACGAAAAAAAAGATATTAAAAAAGCTTTTGAATATCATATAAAAGCTGTTGAGGAAAATAACAAACTCGCTGATTTGGCACTTGGTAGATACAGTTATTCTGGGCTTTATCCAAGTACTCAGATTAGTTTTATGAAAAGCAACGATGAAATGATTTGGGTAGGGAATATTTCCGAAAAGTTTTCCACGCTTGGAATCATTCATCCCATTAGGAGTTGGAAGAAATCAGAATCTTTTATGTACGCTTCCCCTTATCCTTCTGATGAAGCTTTGAGGATTTACGAAGAACGTGAGAAAGAGGCTTACAAGTCTGCTCCTTTGGAGATCAAAAAGGAAGTTATTTTAAAGGGATTAATTGATAGTGATTTTAAAGATATCAAGCTTCTTGGGGTTGATAAAGAGAAGTATGAAAGTGTTTTTGAAGATTTGGGTGTTTCTGTGAAGGATACTTCTAACAATCTTTTAATTGTAGGTGAGTTTGAGAAAAATTATGATTTGTCTGATACCTTAAAGAAGGCACAGAAGGTTTTAACTTTTGTGTATGTTCCTGATTTAAAGGATAGGGAAAACGTAGTTTGGTTTCTTCCAAAGTTTAGGGTGCTTAGAACAACGAGTCAGTTGATTTCTTTATTCGAGAAAGAAGGGTTTAAGGTTTCAAAAGTTGAGGCTATTGATGGAAATTTGAGATGTATTCAAGGGTATAAAGAGTAATTTTTACTTTCATTGACAAGTTTTGAAATATAATGTATAATATTTTAGAAAAGTGTTTTGGGGGCGCTTAGCTCAGTGGGAGAGCGTCTGCTTCACGCGCAGAAGGTCGTAGGTTCAAACCCTACAGCGCCCACCATTTTTCTTTGTTCTTCTTGCAAGTTTTTTCAGCTTTCCGCATACCTCCTGGTACTTACTCACGAGACTAGAAAAATAAATTTTTTATTAAAGAAATATAAATATTTTTTTAATTATCTTTCTTCAGTTATAGCACATCATCAAAAAATACCTTGAATACCTAATTTTAAGCATTTTCAACAAAAAATTTTAAAATTTTGCGAATTTGCATGTTTTGTGTATAATCGAAAAAACTTAGTAAATATATTCATTACCATTTATTAGTAATAATGAAATATATTTCAATGAATTATTTGTTATGAAAATAATTTCTTGTTGTTTTATCTTTTTTAGGTATACCGGGGAAAAACCAAAAAGGAGGAGGTAACAGTGAGTAATTCTATTGAATTAACCCAAGAAAGTTATGTTGACAGCATAATTGAAAGGGTAATTGTAAAGAATCCTGGAGAAGCTGAGTTTCACCAGGCAGTACGTGAAGTTCTTGAAAGTATCAAGCCGGTTGTTGAACTGTATCCTGAATTTGAAGAAAACGGGATTTTAGAAAGGTTGACTGAGCCTGAAAGGCAGATTATCTTTCGTGTTCCGTGGGTAGATGATCAAGGAAGCGTTCATGTTAATAGGGGATACAGAATTGAATTCAACTCGGCATTAGGGCCTTATAAAGGGGGGTTGCGTTTTCATCCCACCGTATACCCTGGAATTATGAAGTTTCTTGCATTTGAACAAACTTTCAAAAATGCTTTAACTGGAAGGCCTATAGGTGGAGCAAAAGGTGGTAGCGACTTTGACCCAAAGGGGAAATCAGATTCCGAAGTTATGAGATTTTGTCAAAGTTTTATGACTGAACTATACAGGCACATTGGGGCACAAACAGATATTCCAGCTGGAGACATAGGCGTTGGAAAAAGAGAAATTGGGTATCTCTTTGGTCAATACAAAAGAATTACCAACCGTTTTGAAGCTGGTACGCTAACAGGAAAAGGAATAGATTGGGGTGGAAGTTTAGTTAGAATAGAAGCAACGGGGTATGGATTGGTTTATTTTGTTGAAGAAATGCTAAAAGATGTTGGTGAAACATTTGAGGGCAAGAAGGTTATAATTTCTGGATCTGGAAACGTGGCTATTTACACTGCTCAAAAAGTTATAGAACTTGGTGGAAAAGTGATAGCTATTAGTGATTCTGATGGCGTAGTATACGATCCAGAAGGAATAGATTTAAATTCTGTGATTGAGATAAAAGAAAAAAGAAGAGGAAGAATAGTTGAGTACCTCAAAGCTTATCCTTCTGCTGAGTATAATGACAATAGTAAAGATATTTGGAAAATTGAGTGTGATATTGCCTTTCCATGTGCTACACAAAACGAAATAGATACAGAAGAAGCAAAAGCACTTGTGAATAATGGTGTTGTAGTAGTAGCAGAAGGCGCTAATATGCCGTGCACTCCAGAAGCTATTGAGTGTTTCCAAAAAAATAACGTTATGTTTGCCCCAGCTAAAGCTGCCAACGCTGGTGGTGTTGCAACCTCTGCATTAGAAATGACTCAAAATAGTATGTGGGAGTCTTGGAGTTTTGAAGATGTAGATAAAAAATTACGAGATATAATGAAGGACATATACAGTAGTATAAAGACGACAGCTGAAGAATACAAGAAAGACGGAGACCTTGT
Proteins encoded in this window:
- the gdhA gene encoding NADP-specific glutamate dehydrogenase; the encoded protein is MSNSIELTQESYVDSIIERVIVKNPGEAEFHQAVREVLESIKPVVELYPEFEENGILERLTEPERQIIFRVPWVDDQGSVHVNRGYRIEFNSALGPYKGGLRFHPTVYPGIMKFLAFEQTFKNALTGRPIGGAKGGSDFDPKGKSDSEVMRFCQSFMTELYRHIGAQTDIPAGDIGVGKREIGYLFGQYKRITNRFEAGTLTGKGIDWGGSLVRIEATGYGLVYFVEEMLKDVGETFEGKKVIISGSGNVAIYTAQKVIELGGKVIAISDSDGVVYDPEGIDLNSVIEIKEKRRGRIVEYLKAYPSAEYNDNSKDIWKIECDIAFPCATQNEIDTEEAKALVNNGVVVVAEGANMPCTPEAIECFQKNNVMFAPAKAANAGGVATSALEMTQNSMWESWSFEDVDKKLRDIMKDIYSSIKTTAEEYKKDGDLVFGANVTAFLKVARAMMDQGVV
- a CDS encoding tetratricopeptide repeat-containing glycosyltransferase family 2 protein, with the protein product MSADKEKLLSVAMIVKDEETNIRRALEAIKDVADEIIVVDTGSTDRTPEIVKEYTDKLYFHEWQNDFSEARNYSLKFPTCEWVLIYDADEEASESFKKNIRDFLMKQPKDVNTVYIPTISYMDINYTRTEVASTSRIFRKGTIEYKNVVHNQAKYKPKVVRGNFPILHYGYIWTRALKRKKYERTGNLIREQLKDAKHPIERLYYLVQLYKTESIGGYTHKKNQVAWETLAEIKRVGKVPAIGLEFLYMFGLDCMFAGLKDLGRDLLQKCIDATPQYPDPYFGMMALYERSKDWDELSKWGEKFFNVLDEAMKNVENFDWTIMSFKQVPLAHILMARAMLKRKDFEGFNNHISIAFSEDENINIDKKNLYVLMNDIKESVEAKDEFEKLLPGLRVMVEGVEKSGIVVYYDSVVEKIAELEVEVDEVLLDKLSCRNELSKYIIKKMKTSEDKLLDFITKSDYLNFVEKNGIPGLLLFYSVLQNTKDTVDTLKTLSSLRKIEDEKIQGVLYALLGDCYLSLKRFKEALSQYKKSLEILPELSQFIKPIIEDLSTKLDPEMDGVYEEMYTHFASGKEFIFDIMGYVGQENAEKLYLISEAPLALYVSGVSFIQKDAQKAETLLKKVENIDEFPFYYYRLAKIYEKKDIKKAFEYHIKAVEENNKLADLALGRYSYSGLYPSTQISFMKSNDEMIWVGNISEKFSTLGIIHPIRSWKKSESFMYASPYPSDEALRIYEEREKEAYKSAPLEIKKEVILKGLIDSDFKDIKLLGVDKEKYESVFEDLGVSVKDTSNNLLIVGEFEKNYDLSDTLKKAQKVLTFVYVPDLKDRENVVWFLPKFRVLRTTSQLISLFEKEGFKVSKVEAIDGNLRCIQGYKE
- a CDS encoding flagellin — its product is MRINHNISALNAWRSMDQVNQSMGKTLEKLSSGLRINRAGDDAAGLAISEKMRGQIKGLDTAVKNAQDSISLIQTAEGALTETHSILQRMRELSVQAASDTNTNVDRNQIQLELDQLRDEIDRISRTTEFNTMKLLDGKIESFRGSEDIKVVTGGNINVEAGLISGSTAVEGTYVVEVGQLSGTETTALDVKITQITAGGQTSTIVTLGAGAATIGGISFKWESSTFAISDFGGSLPKNEIVDSAVVRVEAANTAANQLVLQIGANEGHNIVLGIDDMSSKALGLTEDSLKATDQDSAERSIMVVDAAIHKVSTARASLGAVQNRLEHTISNLGVASENLTAAESRIRDADMAKEMMDFTKQQILLQASNAMLAQANTIPQNVLQLLR